The Danaus plexippus chromosome 12, MEX_DaPlex, whole genome shotgun sequence DNA window ACAAAATCCCTCTATCAGTTTTTGCGTGTAAGAGCAATAAACGTATGTACATCGTCACAGTTGGTGATCCGGCTAGGAGGCTCGCTGCCTCAAAAGAGGTCGTACGGTAGCTTCTTATGATTCAAATAGGCATGACACTTTGCGCCCTTTGCAGCGAGGCGACGTTGCGGGCCGTCAGGTCCTCAGCCCATACTGGCGCGGCGTATAGCGTCATCAACCCTAAGACCCCAATGTAGAATCTCCGACACGAGGAGTTGCCCCCCTCCCCCCACCCCAGTTCAGGCAGCAGGCGCGAGAGTGCAGAAGTGGTGCCCAACAACTTGGGGGCGAACTGTGTAAAGGGCGGCTCGAAGTTACACCAACTGCTGAGGATGAGCCCAAGTACTTCAATGTCGACAGCGATGGAGACCCCTTCTCCTGTGATGCTGGACTTCAAAGCCGGCCCATGAAAACAATAGGCTTCAGACAGGCTTCACTTTTGTTATGTAACCTCTAAGCCCAGCCGCCGTAGTCTACCCACGACGAGCACGGAACCCTACGGAACGCAGCACGATGTCTCTTCCTGACCCATCCTTCTCGACTCGGGTACAACACAGATCTTTCTGACAAATAGGTTCCGACAATGCGTTGTAGATACCTCGGCACCGCATGGTACAACAGTGCCTTGCGGATGGTAGTCCAGGACAAATTGTTGAAAGCGTTGGCGATTTCGAGCCACACCACCAAGACCACCTCACCCCGGTTGACTGTCTCTTATGTGAGGACCTCCACGCGTATGATCGCATCCACCGTGGAGCGCCCCTGGCGAAAAACACATTGGTTGTCCCACAAATCTAGCCCCACCCTGGTCATAAGCTGGACGAGGTGACTGGCGTTATTTCGCTCGTAGATCTTACACACCTAATCCAGCAACACTATTGGCCTATACCCAAATGGTGAGTCTGCGGTGCGCCCCTCCTTTTTAAGTAGGACCATCTTTCCGGTCTTCCACCGGCTTGGTAACTGGCCCCGCTTTAAACATGCGCTTAAGAGCCTTGCTAGCCGGGGCATTAATAATGCGTCTTGATATTAGTGTGGATATATTTCAATACCAAATTTATGTCTTTGACAATGTGGCCTGGATagcaaaaaactaaatttatttatttatttaattcctaaaatcataactttgaaatttcatggaacataaaattttgaaagtattttaGATGTTGGGAGAATTTGCACAGTCTAGCCAGTTTTTTCTGCTCTATTTTTTCTTAGTTAGGGCACACAAAATTTTCGATCCTCCAATATTTGTTGCCAACAATTACTTATTTAGCTGTGTCATGCATAGTCAGAACCAAGGTAGAGTTTGCCGTCAATGTAAAGTTTCTTCTcttacaacattttaaatcattcacatattggataaaaaaaaaatattgtaattactaTCCTAACATATTTTAgacttagtaatttttttaccaataacatatcaatattttgaaagaCTTTAAATGAGAACcctgtgaaaaatatatatatttgttttaaaattttaaattaaatttaattttaattaaataaatagaaaataaataaaaggttttgttttattgatatttttaatttatacgttttgataattttatttctttagtaACATTGTTGATAAGATATTCTATGTACTAACAAGAACATTAGTATCAAACGTatcgtataaatatttctccaaagatacataataaaagattatttttatgtaatcaaTATGtcattctatattaaatacttcttGTTATCCAAAATCCCTTAATTTTACTTCCttacagtaaaataattgaatttaatttgtgaATTTATACAATGAGGTCAGTAAAGGCGGAAAGTTGATAAGGATGATACCATGAAGTTTGATTTATCAGTATCAGATATAACTCTATCttcaaaactacataatcatTCGATAACAATTGACGTAAATATAATGCGGACTTTTAATCGATTTCGAAATATTCTGCTGCATTGTTTTGTTGTTGAGAAAACATTTAAGTAGAAAATTCATACTGGTTCTTAAAATGCTACCAGCTGAAAAATTATCGACTCATAGTCCTATAACACTCTTaatgaatctaaaaattatatatacaaagtaactattaaatatataggtaaacattaatttacaaatttgaataaaattgtttaattcatgtaaaattatatcaatgacATAATAATTTCGCATTATATGTTAtcgatataattttacatgattttaatgatacatattaatttcaatattgtattaccataataaacttacaattataattttattaaaaacctcattgtgaaatttgaatattaattaatagtaataacatttatatttgttgatgATCTATCGTATTATGCCGACCCTCAGTCTGTGACCTTGCTATCTTAAATATAGACCGCCGCCCGCCGCCGTCGCCAACAACTTCTAGACGAATACAATCGTTCAAGCTACACCGTCCATCTTATCACTGAAAATGGCTGAACGATTACACCGCAATCGACTAACACTGGCCCCTGTCGATctgaaacattttaacaagTGCAAAATCATATTTGATGTTGTTTAGTTACGTGCTAAGTGTGgagtgatattttaaatatgtcgtCAGCTTCGTCGACCACAGGAAGAAAGAGTtagtagtttattatttaagatatatgtatttagtgttaataatacatttgtaacataaataaacaaatactatTCATTTATGTAACGAATTTCAATTTGCTTTAGAACATTTACTTGATACTCGATTCTTattgtgtataattttatgtgtgGAACTACAGTAATTTAGATTGTACGCTAAACTATGAAATGAATTTCGTTATGAATAGTTTCACATAATTCTTGTGTTATATCTGGGTTATGCATGCCCGGAGCTATTTATCTGACTTGCTTTTGACGTATAAATCAGTACAGATTTAATAGTGTCTTTGTTGTCCTAagcttgtaataaataaaaagatacttACATAATTCATTCACAAAATTTGCGttgtaattttacaaaatcgaaatagaaaataaatttaaaagtttttatttactgaaaagttattaaagaaattttctaTGATTTAGTGgtttattaatctttataattcctaactataatatttaaaattgtatatttaaacctACATCGTTCATttgagtataaaattaaagttgtttaCTCTTATAaagcatataattaaataatagttccTTTACTTAATTTACAGCTAATACTTAGCCCCTGGGAGAGATGACGGCCTCACGGGTCGGTTAACTAACTATTACGTTGATTACATTAGTGCTAAACTATGTGTTTGGCGTACACCTAAACATTAGAAAGTCACATAGTTTAACCAATCCATATAAATGCTTTCACTTTTACACTCTAAAATCAAATTACTACTTCAAGTGAAATACACTACATTACATACTTAGTTTGCATGATTCTGATGTTGAAACTTGAGACCTATTCTGTTTTTGTTgttgtcataataaaatacttttcaatgAATATGTTAGGGTAACTATATAATCGTTTGCCTGCTTTCTGTTACAGTGGTGTTAAGTACGCTACTAGAGACTGATCACTATGAGAGCATAATCAAAGAGCTGACTTGTACCAAATGTAAACAGTACATGAAACCTCCAATATACCTTTGCGTCGATGGCCATAGTATATGCTGTAAATGCTATGAAAAGAGTTATCAATGCCATATTTGTCTGGTAAGtgcatgattatttttttttaccgcGGAGTGTTAAAATcaccttaaattttatttgtttgaaatgctAACTTATTTATGTCGCAACTCTGATTCGATTCCATCGcaaaatatgtgtataattaCGTATGTTTATCCAAACGCGGTCAGTTCGGACATCTGCATATGTTgtcagtaattttatattacgaaGCAAGTTAGATTAGAGTGATGTGGTGGACTTAGCACCTTTTATTAGACTTAGCATTATTTTCTACcatataaggaaataaaatgtatcttgGTTCCTTTTTGtctatattttcattgatataaTAGATAGACAATTTCTAcacgtaatatataattttcaccttgtaatagaatttaaaagtgCTTACCTAATTAGATTAGTGTTCGTATGCTGACATACTCGTGCAATATAAGGCGATATTATGGTTGACCTTTACATAATACGTTGATTAAATTGAagtcaaatttatattctaataaaagaTGAaagaatttatgtattttaattatgaagaatattttggTATCCAGTTTATTACTTTTCATCAAATGATGAAGTCAAAGAAGTGAATAATGTCaagcatataatatataaatattatgtttcagAAAGAATTTGCTCTCATCCGTCCAGTCGTACTGGAATCTCTAGCCAATAAAGTGTTATTCCCTTGCACTAATGGGGGATGCCCAAAACACGCGACACTTCCAGTATTGGAAAAGCACACACCCCACTGCCAATTCCGCATAATTAACTGTTTCATGGCTAGAGTCTATGGtaagagttttattttttttatataaaggtttattttatattttaaataagatatatactGGGATAGATATCGGCTCttttaggtggtagagcctaactTTGGTCAAGTTACTATAGCCCGAATataggctggctcgaccggggaagtaccagcCTCTTACAGAAGATCGGTGTGAAATAGCCTTTAATAGCTGCGTTTCGTCTGATGAGTGAGAAAGCCTGTTGCCCTTCCCTGTTCTCACCCTTTCCTGCTATcaccttattcccaccccttcCTTTCCTCAACATCCAatgttggcaacgcatccgcaacatctacgTTGCGGATGTCTAAGGGTGATGGACACTACTgaccatcaagtaggccgtctgctcgtttgccacctgtcgcataaaaaaaatattgacaaagaGTCTAATATATTCGTAGGGTATCATCACAACTGGATAGGTAGTTAATACCttatcttttttgttttagtgtTTGCATAGCTAAGGAGCAAACAAATATaccacttttatatttatttatttttattaaggctTTTATATCACACCAGTTAAAATACCTTCAACAATACGTTTTCTTGAATATTAGACGATCCTTTCATGAGTAAATTTTAACAGCTTCAGATTATTActtcatttttgttttgcCTTTCGTTATTCATAAAGTTACATGCTTaactataaaaagaaattgaagTTGCAATCAAAATCCAGTGAGGAAAACAGTTCACATTCGATAAAACAGAAGTTGCAATTAATGGTGTTTCATGAAACATtgttgtgtaaaataaaataattgctttCTACACTTCACAATAAAtgtgttaataatttacatttctaTTATACGATCAAATAATGTACAATTCTTgcaactaataaaatttttatatgtactcttgatactgttttattaaaaacatatttttgtactaaTAGAAACTGTAACAGTATTTGAATGTATTCACGGGAAacaaaattgataataataatttattgataataatattcctttgggatttttctgaaataaacagtatatatttaacaagcaAGAActcgttttatattaactagCTTTTAGGAGTgagaatattatcattttgttCGTCTGGAACGAGGtgctataaaaaattattgaaccaCATTTAAAAAGCCAAATGTCGgttgaaattgttttaatacttatGTGCCTTGTTTGGGTAATCATgaaagatgaaaataaaatgtacaatatcttctttactttattttatatttatgagatagaaatttgatttattcaaGGTAATTGTGCATGGGAGGGTCGGGCCGGCGAATGGATGGACCATTGCTTTTTGGAGCACAAACAAAAGGTGACCGAGTTGCCTTTTATCactattaaagataaatgGGATGCTAAACGGACAGAGCCTGTTCTCAACTATTTTTTACTGAAATGctttgaaaagatttttaacgTCTACCAGATATACGACAAAAGAGGTGGTAAGTCTTTGTTAACTAGAAGTagtactaatattaaaaacatttattaatgattttatttattattttttatacatcacTGTAACAGAATttgaatagtaatattttaactgtggtttaattaaaaaatatttttttttaggtagAATGATGTGGACTGTTCTTGTGAATGATGAACACgctgataaattttattttgaagtggatatttttttaccaaatcTTCCTTGCAAAAGGATTGTTTATAGGtatggataaaaataaaaacggaaTTTTCATAAATGTGAACCAAAATTAAATGcctaatcttatttttttgtaaatgacatttttatcttatcatcataacaattttctgggtttgaaataaattttcctcaaaagttttgaagcaaaaagttgaatttttgttgataaattGTCGACACgagtgttttaattttcagtaatCTAATCTTGTTCCAGACGGCCTTGTAAGTGCGAAAAAGATGCTGATTTTCTCGAGCACACTCAGAACGTCTACATTCCCGTTGAGAACGTGTTTTCAATGCTGGACGAGGATGAATCACTGAATTTCACTGTTAGAATTGGTCAGTATACACAATGTTACTCTAATACTATTCAAGCTCCTAGTgcctgtattaaaatatttagtaaagttgcttttaactaaaatattgaaaaaatgaaaatttcaaatcacttatattttcaacaaatatctcggaaatatttttaaacagacaGAAAACAAAGACTTATTTTTTAACCCTTCGGAAcaatttccataaaaataaaatagttacgGAAGTACTTTCAGTAGAAGAAAAGTAAGAAATACTTTTTCACAGGCGAGGTTGAAAACTTGCCCCTACTAGAAACGCCCACGGCGAGCGAAAGCTTGATACTACTGAACAACGATGAACATAAAGAGGATTAAAACAGTCTATTGTGTCATTCTCAACTTCaacgttaaataaatgtttgtggTATAGAATATTCTTTGAGCTTTAGTTATAACTAAAGTATGTTGTTAGTTGATTGTTGTTGCCcccttaataaattttttgtattgtttgcatatcatttaaataataaccttCTCAGCCACTTCCCAATTTCAACGAAGACCGAAATATGGTTATGAAATTTACTCACATGTCTATAAGTATGTGAAATAGGGTGGTTAAATTAGAGTTGATAACTAACACTCGAGTAATATGATATAGGAGAAATATGTCTCGAATTAGTGATCCTCTggaattcaatatattaaagaaaaaatgagtattataataagtagttaattttaaagtcaattttattacaaacaattaatttcatttattacaatcCTATATACAAAACAGTGACAATAACAGAATCGATATATACGTATACATAAATTGCTTTAGACTCGCACgacatagaataaaaaaaaaaaagatattttaaatcattgttaagacgaacaaaataaatgttttagttttgaTGGTATGGTATAGTACTAAAAATGTAAACGAAGCGTTCATTcccattacaataaaaatgtaatacagTCGATAGCATGACGCTAAAAGAACTGAGAGAAAATGTAAAGGATAGTTAACATCACAAAGAAAATACTCCTTTGTTATACTAACATTCACAATAATTTTCGAACcagttatttgaatatttgataGAGAACCTTGatgtaatataagaataatttacttttattgtaaatataattggaGGGGTGAACTATTATGTACATGATAAAATAGAATTCATAGTACGTTACAttgaacatattataatagttttaaatatttacaaaaataaaaaatcgactacctttgaaatttatatgaatgataaaaaatgaGGCCGTTCATTAATTACAGAATAGCATTGGTTAAGAAcccataaatattacataaaattttgattgtgTTAAATCatcacttaatatatattcaatagcaaagatataaaattctgGCATACTCTGTGATCATTTTCTGATAAATGAatagaaaaacttaaaattaacttcaacTTCAAGGAAccagagttaaatataatatgatatcatCTTTGAGACTTGATGATTATTCCACATTTATGATCTAACTTATCTTCTTATTCATTACCAACGGAAAAAGAAGAAACGTGGTGTTCAATGATAAGCTCACTatcttagtattttaattcattcgaagaattaaaaattataaatggaaTCAAACGCAGCCGCAGGCCAACTGTTTCATATCCGTAGAGTGAAAGAAGAAGGGTACTACTTATCTCTTCTGTATAAAGAGAAGATATACACGGAAATTATGGTGTATTGCTGAGCGTTTGGTTATCTCATCCTTAAAAGAGTTGGAGCTATAACATCATGCCATTCATTGGCATGTTCcttgaagaataaaaatacatttgcgCTTATTCTCAATTCTCATTTGATTGATTTTAGCCAACGATGGTAatcaataatactttttgCACGCCTATTTACGATGTCAATTCAAATGTGACATTTTGGAGTTTCTACCCAAGTTTTACTTTATAGAATTAAACACAGCTGATCCGGAGTAAACTGTACTTTAGTAAGGACGACAAATTTCTAATGTAGCTGTTTTAGCCTTCaacggaaaaaaaaatacacaaaatttatgttcaaGGACAACTCGATGATCAGTAAGTTCCCAATATCTATAACCTATTGACGTAACTTCAAGTATACTTTCTAAATTGTTGGAGTTAAAGCAGCGGTTTTCCCTTGGTGATAAAAAGACACGGTTacattttcgtttttttaaatttaacaagatTGGCAAAGCCAAAATAGGAAACTGCTTAAAGTGTGAAATTGGCACGCTCGACCCAAATTTCTCCTTCTCACTAAATCTTATCCCAGCTAGCCAAAAAGCCAGATTGATACACTCCACAACTTAATTCATAACTGCTCAGCcaaaatacacaataaaaatagctCTTTATTTGGAAGCAAGGTTAGAGTATCAGTTAGGACTCCCGAACAACCCCTAAATCAACTCAATGGGCTTAAATAACTACTCAATAAGTAACTACTCAGAGAACACAGCTAGTCAGAGAGTCAGAGATACCTTAATCAGACCACGGGATATAaaacttagaaaatattaaaggatATTGCTAGAAATCAACTATCGCACCTAAGAGTTTCCtcatttactataatatttatcaagaaTTCAGCCGtttaaaaatagacaaaattttatattttttatccattaacttttttgttagtaggtattttttaataggaaactaaaattttatgtaatttgaattatttaacattgcttgttaactgaaattaatataaagtaaatggtaatctaaaataaacttatataaaaccaaATTCCCATAATTTCCCATCTTTATTTGATGTCTTTGAAATTTCCATATCCtaaagcaaatataaaacacgtcTAAAACATTACCACAACAAGCATATAACATAATGGATGGTACACAAGCCCGGGAAGCAATTTGTCTGTAAAGGGAATGTTTCTGTTGACAGAGACCGgttctatttcatatttaaactgAAGCGAGTTTGACTCTCTTGCCgctattatttaacaaaggcCACTTCTATtagattcattttatttttattttttttttttgattattgcTTTTCTTCTACCAGAGACTGtcttattagaataaataaaaaccttaagctaaatgttcatatatttagaCAAACAGATTCATAGAAAGCTTCGgctaaagaaaaagaaattaccTAACAACTGCCACaccttttaatttatgttatattttattcaatagctGCATCAATTAATCCACGTGAGTTACTAAATATGCAtcaaagtttatttgaaacttAGGTGTCTAaatctgtaataatataataataaatagtacgttaattataatattatactattattttatttattgtaactgTCTGGTTAAGTAATATTAGAGTTGTTCGTTACAAAGTCTGACAATCTGATTACCCGACATAGCCAGATGGCACGCAATCACTGCTAAATGTTACTTCatagcaaaaatttatatagattaaattcACTgccaacaaaataattaccatTTCTAAAATCTGAGTGAAGTTTAAAAGGTTTAAACGTATGAAACGAATGTGGTGGCATTATTTAcaagtatattttgtaattttatttattaaaaaaagtattacatatatcaaatatgTTTGAGAATCTTTTCAATTTAAGTTCTCTTTAATACCATTaaagtaatcatttaaattcattaccgCTAACGTAAGCCGTCggcattataaatttattttaatttccataaAGCCGATTCTCAATGGAATCATTATTTTACTCTCTTAAGATCGTTTTCAGACGAGAGCCAATTAATTTACTTGTGCTCCTAAATTGTCTGTTTCGGTTGAGacttgaaaacaattttattgtactgcaaattttatacaatgatatatttatataaatagagacgaataaataattttataattaaaactgaagttattattcaaaatatttgaatatatattttaaaaaaatatgaagaaagAAAGTTACCTTAGAGAAACGTTTGAtgtatttttctatgaaaagtTATGCCTTTGGGTTAAAGCAAACATTTTATGTTCTTTGAACACAtggatttatttcattaatataatatataatatataaaaaatatcaattaatataccGCTTAATAGTGATGAAAAGAACattgcaatatttatatattagtcaGGGACCCAATTTtttctaagaaaattttattatttctgataaaagatattagtttatgaaaaaaaattaaagccgaaaatataataaaattctacaaaaaCTACTGCAATGTAATTAATCTAAACAAAGCATATAAGTTGCACCCATCGCTTGAGTTTTTCCCTTGAGCTCATTTCTTTTCAATTCTGTTCTTTTTgagataataacaaaaaacctaCACGTTGTTTTTAAGGAAAACAAAAGTCAGCActgttattttacaaaagcTCTCTAGTTATTTCAGAAGTTAACTTCTTGAAATTCTTAGATAATGTATCATAGGttcattgataaataatacacGATAAAGCTGTAACGAAATACTCAAAGCTTGCTACATATGATGCCTATATTAGTCCATTATGTGTTTGCAATCTATCTGATGgtgataaaaatcttaataaactCATTGTGGAGACTCCTGGCACAAacacattcataaatattacctTAGACAGAAAATTCGTATGATTATGGTATAATAGTTTTgattacagtttgttggatagacttagagaacgAGTTCGGGTCCATACAACATGAATTAATGCTATTCGCGCTAAAATGGTATAACTTTCCAACACTAGTTAGTAATATGATCCCGTcatattactaaaaattatacttttttatactaaCTAAAGAAGACGtttcaaaaactttaagttacaatgtaggactatttcaaggctGTTGTTTCTAActaatttaacattacaattaacattttagtagatatgataatataggtcgtactccatcctTAGAAGGAATAGCAGATAACTTTTTGAACGATCTTAACTAGGTCGATGACCAACCGATTAGTAAGGTAAAAaggcttggatctacgataattatctaatatcacgtttgaattggcctttcctcgtctatgattttaataaaacccttttgtcaaagttagatgcaagcGTCATAAaggtgttgaagttgtggctcgggctcgcgctattGGCTGTTTCGTCAGCGTTATTCAGGGGTCGCAATAATTTTGAGATGAATCTAAAATGGCCATgagagctctataaacacctaagaaTTTCCAAGCGACATATCGTGTGGAAATCCCTTGACGACGTctttacatcgctcccaaaagacgaAGATCCCCTAGGGCTAAAATCAAGACTTCGAttccataaacagtttatgTTAGGGGTACAAAGTTACAGAGTAGGGtaaggatcaagtaggaaggctAAAGATatggatatattaaagaccttTAGTCGGCTAgacgagaattctaaatataaaatccatgcaatgagcttAAAAATGCAGAATGAATGGCTACACATAGGacatttttgcatcccattagcactaaaacgGCGCACGTTAATTCATGATTGCTCgccagcactgctaaaattttatctaaatgcgttccagatgactctcccagatttaagtaatttagtaagatggggtaaaggtaccgaaaaactTGCTACTACTATGGGGAGGCaattggaactgctaagcactTGCTGGTgtgatgtagggtactccgaGATTGCGGTTagtactcgcgtcgtcacgataaggttttagaaattatacgTGAAGCGATTAGTCTTTCGATAGCGAGAGCctcaaaagaaataaccacaaaccagtgatcaataggttttgtgagagaaggcactagggctacaaaatagacgtaaataatataattattttctttggaattatcttattatatatgtagttattatttaaaatgttaatcatAATTGCAGAGCTGTTGGAAAGCAGAAAGTGCTTCATACTATAACTGTCCTAGACCATTAGcgtttaaactttatttc harbors:
- the LOC116772666 gene encoding zinc finger TRAF-type-containing protein 1 isoform X1, yielding MSSASSTTGRKMVLSTLLETDHYESIIKELTCTKCKQYMKPPIYLCVDGHSICCKCYEKSYQCHICLKEFALIRPVVLESLANKVLFPCTNGGCPKHATLPVLEKHTPHCQFRIINCFMARVYGNCAWEGRAGEWMDHCFLEHKQKVTELPFITIKDKWDAKRTEPVLNYFLLKCFEKIFNVYQIYDKRGGRMMWTVLVNDEHADKFYFEVDIFLPNLPCKRIVYRRPCKCEKDADFLEHTQNVYIPVENVFSMLDEDESLNFTVRIGEVENLPLLETPTASESLILLNNDEHKED
- the LOC116772666 gene encoding zinc finger TRAF-type-containing protein 1 isoform X2, which gives rise to MSSASSTTGRKMVLSTLLETDHYESIIKELTCTKCKQYMKPPIYLCVDGHSICCKCYEKSYQCHICLKEFALIRPVVLESLANKVLFPCTNGGCPKHATLPVLEKHTPHCQFRIINCFMARVYGNCAWEGRAGEWMDHCFLEHKQKVTELPFITIKDKWDAKRTEPVLNYFLLKCFEKIFNVYQIYDKRGRMMWTVLVNDEHADKFYFEVDIFLPNLPCKRIVYRRPCKCEKDADFLEHTQNVYIPVENVFSMLDEDESLNFTVRIGEVENLPLLETPTASESLILLNNDEHKED